The segment GTTTCTTCCTGTCGAGCGAACACGCTCAGGTATTTGGCGAGCAGGCGACGGGAGGAATGATTGTCACCGCCGATCAGCTGGAAGCGCATGCCATCGTCGGTTCTCTGCAACTGTTCGACGCGCGAATGCCGCTTGATGTTCCAGAGCCGGTGCAACTCAACGAGGGGGAAGCCTTCGTCCTGAGGAAAGGAATTCGGAATGTGGAACCGATCCCTTTTTCACCAACATCGTTCGTTCCTGCTGAAGACCTTGAACTTCATGAGCAACCGGGAACTTCTCAGTCGTTCGACTTTGCCGCACAACCGATGCTCCGTTATGGTTTTCAAGATGGCCAGCACGATCTGCCTGCGGAAGCAACCCTTGTAGACAATGGCACCCGGTTGGTCATACATGGAAATAGCTGGAAGATGTTCGAAGTGAATATGAAGATGACTGACGACCTGGTGATTGAGTTTGAATTCCGAAGTGATCTGGAAGGCCAGATTCACGGCATCGGTTTTGACACGGACGCCACCTACAACGACCGGGCCTCGGTGATGCAGGTGCATGGATACGAAGTCATCCCCACGATCGGCCAGCAGTACAACAGCTACGCGGGTGAAGGGTGGCAGCGGTTCCGTATTCCGGTGGGACGTCATTTCTCAGGCAACCAGAAGTATCTTTACTTCGTTGCCGACGACGACGTCACCGCCCGCGCCGAAAGCGAGTTTCGTAATGTCCGATTTTTTCGGAGTGAAACAAACGGACGGTAGTAATGTATCCACTCTCCCGCTTTAACAAAGAATCCAAGAGGTCAAATGATCACGCGTTTATAAATCCTATCGCATGATCTAAGCCGGTGCTTGTGCAGGCCTTGATGCGCCGCTACAAATGAGGTGCACTGAATGTCATTTTCAGACTCATCCTCCCTCCGTTTTCTAAGATCAGACCATGACTAAAATACAAAGCGTTTTCGTTACCGGCCTCGCTGTTGTGATTCTCTGGAGTATAAGTTGTTCGGGTTATGCAGCCGAACAGACAAGAGTCATCGTCGACGCCGACACTGCCAACGAGATCGATGATTTGTATGCGATTGTCCGGGCATTGGTGGCTCCTGAATTCAAGGTTGAAGGGATTACCTCTGCTCACTACACCCGCTCGACTCAGCCCAATGAAACGGTACAAAACAGCCAGAAACTCAACGAAGAAATTCTGGCGGCCATGGGTCTGAGTGATACCCTTCCTCACCCCATTGGTGGTGATCGGTCAATGTCCTCCCCCACCGATCCTGTAGATTCGCCGGCCGCACGTCTCATCATCGAGCGTGCCCACGCGGGAGGCCCCGATGATAAACTGGTTGTCTTTGCGTTGGGCGCCTGCACGAATCTGGCGTCGGCCCTCGTGCTGGACCCCTCCATCGAGTCGAAAGTTGTCTTTGCTTTTATTGATGGCGACTATAAAAACGGCCAATGGGGCCCGGGGATCTTCAACTGGAAGAATGATATCCATGCGGTTAAGGCGATCTTCGAGTCGAATGTGGAATACATTCATATGCCGGCACCGACGGTCAGCGTGCAGATGTCACTCACCAAGAAAGACGTGGACGAACACTTGAAAGGAAAAGGGGGCGTCTGGGATCTTCTCGTTAATCGCTGGGAAACATTTCCCCGGACGGCAAAAAAACCTTCTAAGACCATGTGGGACATCGCCCTGATCGAGGTCGTGATTCATCCGGAACTCGGAACGTCCGTTATCGTGGGCGCTCCCAAGATTCACCATGCGACGAAGGTGGAGCAATATCCCGAGAATCCGCGTCAGGTCAAGGTATTCGAGGCGATCGACCCGGAAGGAATGCAACGCGATTTCTGGGAAGCGATGGATGTCGCGATTGCGAAAGAAAAAGCCGCTCCTTAAGACTCGTTAGGAGGGCCTCCCTTAAAGCATTCAATACGAGCCAGAATCGACAGGGTGAACATCGCTGGAGTGGTGCTCCTACCGCAATCAGACCGACTCCGGTTCTTTTTGCAGTCGACCCTTATCAGAGGTCTGATGATCGGGTAAGTTGGAAAGGATCGGAAGGGGTTGTCGCCTACCGATTTTTCTTACTGATTTTCATAGGACACTGGACTCTATGCGTGGTTTGTCTCTTTTGGCCGCTTTGTTTTCTATCGTCTGCTCCCTCTCGCTGGTTCTGTCGGCTGCCGAACCGGAAGCGGAGCACGATATGGTGATGCTCGATTACAATCAGCCCGATCTGGTTGTTGACCTGGGAGTAGGTCTCTGGTCGTTCCCGATGCCTATCGACTACGACCATGATGGCGACCTGGATCTCGTCGTCTCCTGCCCCGACAAACCATACAACGGAACTTACTTCTTCGAGAACCCGGACGGAAATGTGAAGTTTCCTGTTTTTAAACCGGGCGTGAAAATCGGCTTCGGATCTCACAATATGTGGGCAGGTCAAGCAGGCGATCAAATCTCGGCGATGCTACCGGGTCGCGAGTTCAGCAACTTCACTGAAAAACAATTCTCAGACGAACGTAAGCTGCCCGTTGACGGAAGACTGAACTTAAAGAAAGAGATCAAGACTCGTGCCAACCAATGGTCCTATGCGGACTACAACGGAGACGGCGTTCTGGACCTCGTCGTTGGCATGGGGGAGTGGCAAGACTACGGCTGGGACGACGCTTACAACGATGAAGGCGAATGGACCAACGGACCCCTGCATGGTTTTGTTTACGTCCTGATCAACAAAGGATCTTACGAGAATCCTGATTACGCTGAGCCGGAAAAGATTCAAGCCGGCGGTGCCCCGGTCGATGTCTACGGTCGTCCCACACCGAACTTCGCCGACTTTGATAATGATGGCGATCTGGACCTGATGTGTGGTGAGTTCGTCGACAAGTTCACCTACTTTGAAAACATCGGTTCACGGACAGAACCCGAATACGCCAGTGGCCAGTACCTGATGCACGACGGTGAACCCCTGACAATGGAACTGGAGATGATCACTCCCTACGCCGTCGATTGGGATGGCGATAACGATGTCGACCTGGTCGTCGGAGACGAAGATGGCCGCGTCGCTCTGGTCGAGCATACGGGCAAAGTTGAGAACGGTCAGCCTGTCTTCCTCCCCCCTGTTTACTTCCAACAGCAGGCTAATCACATTAAGTTCGGCGCGCTTGCCACACCGTACGGGTACGACTGGGATGGTGATGGTGACGAAGATGTACTCTGTGGAAACACGGCCGGACACATTGCGTTGTTCGAAAATCTGGGTGGCGGAGAAACCCCTAAGTTTGCCGGCCCCGAACTACTGGAAGCGGATGGCAAAACAATCCGCATCATGGCTGGTCCGAATGGTTCGATTCAGGGACCGTGCGAATCCAAATGGGGTTACACCACGTTAACCGTCGCAGACTGGAACGGCGACGACTTGCCGGACATCATGGCGAACTCAATCTGGGGTAAAATCGTCTGGTACGAAAACATCGGTACGCGTACCGAACCCAAACTGGCTGCCGAAAAACCAGTCGAAGTTGAATGGGATGGCCCTGCGCCGAAACCGGCCTGGTTCTGGTGGACGCCCGAAGGCAAAGCGCTCGTCACCCAGTGGCGCACGACTCCGTCGATGGTGGACTTTAATGAAGATGGTCTGATGGATTTGGTCATGCTCGATCATGAAGGCTACTTCGCTTTCTTCGAACGAACCCAGCAGGATGGCCAAATGAAACTTCAACCGGGCAAACGCATCTTTGTTGATGAGAACGGTGAACTCTTCCAACCGAATCCAAAACGGGCTGGGGGAAGTGGGCGTCGTAAAATTCAGATCGTCGACTGGAATGGCGATGGCAAACTGGACGTGTTGATGAACAGCATCAATGCGGACCTCTACCTGAATGAGGGAACCAAAGATGGCAAAGTGGTGCTATCGCATCAGGGCCCACTCGCCGAACGCAAAGTCTCCGGACATAGCAGCAGCCCGACCGTCGTCGACTGGAACAAAGACGGCATTCCCGACTTGCTCGTCGGTGCCGAAGATGGCCACCTTTACTACAAACGGAA is part of the Polystyrenella longa genome and harbors:
- a CDS encoding FG-GAP repeat domain-containing protein — its product is MRGLSLLAALFSIVCSLSLVLSAAEPEAEHDMVMLDYNQPDLVVDLGVGLWSFPMPIDYDHDGDLDLVVSCPDKPYNGTYFFENPDGNVKFPVFKPGVKIGFGSHNMWAGQAGDQISAMLPGREFSNFTEKQFSDERKLPVDGRLNLKKEIKTRANQWSYADYNGDGVLDLVVGMGEWQDYGWDDAYNDEGEWTNGPLHGFVYVLINKGSYENPDYAEPEKIQAGGAPVDVYGRPTPNFADFDNDGDLDLMCGEFVDKFTYFENIGSRTEPEYASGQYLMHDGEPLTMELEMITPYAVDWDGDNDVDLVVGDEDGRVALVEHTGKVENGQPVFLPPVYFQQQANHIKFGALATPYGYDWDGDGDEDVLCGNTAGHIALFENLGGGETPKFAGPELLEADGKTIRIMAGPNGSIQGPCESKWGYTTLTVADWNGDDLPDIMANSIWGKIVWYENIGTRTEPKLAAEKPVEVEWDGPAPKPAWFWWTPEGKALVTQWRTTPSMVDFNEDGLMDLVMLDHEGYFAFFERTQQDGQMKLQPGKRIFVDENGELFQPNPKRAGGSGRRKIQIVDWNGDGKLDVLMNSINADLYLNEGTKDGKVVLSHQGPLAERKVSGHSSSPTVVDWNKDGIPDLLVGAEDGHLYYKRNPRSDK
- a CDS encoding anti-sigma factor family protein, coding for MNTSKENSADELNRLISAALDGQLTDDEADQLREKLSDSPAAQQRYLELAHLDSILQWDQANSVVSESTVIPKHKLIPVATSKSISSAPYRREVRQLRWMLASTILVCCMLAALLFTRIGQPEAIANNVDSYGESGPVAIISCTEDVVWGQTNLLDSIKNKVGTPLTTGWVKIESGQVQIDFYGGTTVLLEGPAELGLKARNRVHLESGKVTFFSGDQPEGFFLSSEHAQVFGEQATGGMIVTADQLEAHAIVGSLQLFDARMPLDVPEPVQLNEGEAFVLRKGIRNVEPIPFSPTSFVPAEDLELHEQPGTSQSFDFAAQPMLRYGFQDGQHDLPAEATLVDNGTRLVIHGNSWKMFEVNMKMTDDLVIEFEFRSDLEGQIHGIGFDTDATYNDRASVMQVHGYEVIPTIGQQYNSYAGEGWQRFRIPVGRHFSGNQKYLYFVADDDVTARAESEFRNVRFFRSETNGR
- a CDS encoding nucleoside hydrolase, translating into MTKIQSVFVTGLAVVILWSISCSGYAAEQTRVIVDADTANEIDDLYAIVRALVAPEFKVEGITSAHYTRSTQPNETVQNSQKLNEEILAAMGLSDTLPHPIGGDRSMSSPTDPVDSPAARLIIERAHAGGPDDKLVVFALGACTNLASALVLDPSIESKVVFAFIDGDYKNGQWGPGIFNWKNDIHAVKAIFESNVEYIHMPAPTVSVQMSLTKKDVDEHLKGKGGVWDLLVNRWETFPRTAKKPSKTMWDIALIEVVIHPELGTSVIVGAPKIHHATKVEQYPENPRQVKVFEAIDPEGMQRDFWEAMDVAIAKEKAAP